In one Brassica oleracea var. oleracea cultivar TO1000 chromosome C9, BOL, whole genome shotgun sequence genomic region, the following are encoded:
- the LOC106318121 gene encoding lysine-specific demethylase JMJ25-like isoform X1 — MVESDDGVDFKAYSPIESSLFSFQCIWSTKKKRSLKLVKSKEFSRKEEREGGMRPRPVIFRVYSRKRKRLSRVGSVEGSDGVEVILKEAPSHEKLQHSVDDHDGVVLGDWIKQKRRFRVKSGEDKRIDSEVKTVSVTKVEPLEDDTILPSWSPGRFTGKRKNRRRVGLDVMKVEPCEDHGRSTGRKRDRHQTELEEDVAWEEELQMISKIQATKRRRRGSHTPEHVTRASGSRSRSPDSEVSDSLLKNGCSDDPESMKSSSKESKERIAICHQCLKGERITLLVCSECEETMYCLQCIRKWYPHLSEDDIVDKCPFCHKNCNCNRCLHLNGLIETTKRDLANSERRHHLQYLIALMLPFLNMLSESQNQEIETEAKAQGLQPFEVDVTSAVSYCDERVYCDHCATSIVDLHRSCPKCSFELCLNCCQEIREGSMSQRPETKLQYVNKGYKYMHGLEMEPSSSSVSEEDVEANTFAKWNASSDGSIPCAPKELGGCGDCMLELKRILPQNRISDLEQKAEAFLASYDNSPRVSKCKCSALETDMTRKTASRNGSSDNYLFCPRSLDVLKEEGLLHFQEHWKKGEPVIVGNALDNTHGLSWEPMVMWRALCENLDSTASSKMSEVKAIDCLANCEVEINTRHFFEGYSKGRTYGNFWPEMLKLKDWPPSDKFEDLLPRHCDEFISALPFQEYSDPRTGILNIAAKLPEGLIKPDLGPKTYIAYGIPDELGRGDSVTKLHCDMSDAVNILTHTTEVTLSQEQISAVKDLKQKHREQNKLEEQGTEDDGIACGREEEGMNMPEILSYEKQQNHDETGSALWDIFRREDVPKLEEYLRKHCKEFRHTFCCPVTKVYHPIHDQSCYLTVEHKRKLKAEFGIEPWTFVQKLGEAVFIPAGCPHQVRNLKSCTKVAVDFVSPENIHECLRLTEEFRQLPKNHKAREDKLEIKKMVIYAIEQTLKEFEMLSEEVKPMLQ; from the exons ATGGTGGAGTCCGATGATGGAGTTGATTTCAAGGCTTATAGTCCGATTGAGAGTTCTCTGTTTTCCTTTCAATGTATTTGGTCTACGAAGAAGAAGAGAAGTTTGAAATTAGTCAAGTCCAAAGAGTTTAGCAGGAAAGAGGAGAGAGAGGGAGGCATGAGGCCGCGTCCTGTGATATTCAGAGTCTATAGTAGGAAAAGGAAGCGGCTTTCGCGTGTGGGTAGTGTTGAAGGCAGTGACGGAGTTGAAGTTATTCTTAAAGAAGCACCATCTCATGAGAAACTGCAACACTCTGTAGATGATCATGATGGTGTTGTATTAGGTGATTGGATTAAACAAAAGAGGAGGTTCAGGGTGAAGAGTGGGGAAGATAAGCGCATAGACTCCGAGGTGAAGACTGTGTCTGTAACGAAAGTGGAACCTTTAGAAGATGATACAATATTGCCTAGTTGGAGTCCTGGAAGATTCACGGGTAAAAGGAAGAACAGACGCAGAGTAGGACTTGATGTTATGAAAGTGGAACCTTGTGAAGATCATGGAAGATCCACTGGTAGAAAGAGAGACAGACACCAAACAGAACTTGAAGAAGATGTGGCTTGGGAAGAAGAACTTCAAATGATTTCTAAGATCCAGGCAACAAAGCGAAGAAGAAGAGGTTCCCACACTCCAGAGCATGTCACACGTGCTAGTGGATCACGTTCACGTTCGCCAGATTCAGAGGTGTCAGATTCCCTTTTGAAAAATGGGTGTTCTGATGACCCTGAAAGCATGAAAAGTTCTTCAAAG GAATCTAAGGAACGCATTGCCATTTGCCATCAGTGTTTAAAAGGGGAAAGGATAACACTTCTCGTTTGCAGTGAATGTGAAGAGACTATGTATTGTCTTCAATGTATAAGGAAATG GTATCCACATCTATCTGAGGATGATATCGTTGATAAATGTCCTTTTTGCCACAAAAATTGTAATTGCAACAGATGCTTACATTTGAATGGTTTAATCGAG ACAACGAAGAGGGACCTCGCGAATTCTGAAAGACGCCATCATCTCCAATACTTAATTGCTTTGATGCTTCCATTTTTGAATATGTTATCCGAGTCCCAGAATCAAGAGATTGAAACTGAGGCAAAGGCTCAAG GATTACAGCCTTTTGAAGTTGACGTAACTAGCGCAGTGAGCTACTGTGATGAACGTGTATACTG TGATCATTGTGCAACTTCAATTGTTGACTTGCACCGGAGCTGCCCAAAGTGCTCTTTCGAGCTTTGTTTGAACTGTTGTCAAGAGATTCGCGAAGGTTCTATGTCCCAACGCCCTGAAACGAAGCTGCAGTATGTTAATAAAGGATACAAGTACATGCATGGTTTAGAAATGGAACCGAGCTCCTCTTCTGTTTCCGAGGAGGATGTAGAAGCTAACACATTCGCAAAGTGGAATGCTAGTTCCGATGGAAGCATCCCTTGTGCACCAAAAGAGCTAGGTGGTTGTGGTGATTGTATGTTGGAGCTTAAGCGAATCCTACCACAGAACCGGATCTCAGACTTGGAACAAAAGGCAGAGGCTTTCTTGGCATCATACGATAACAGCCCTCGAGTGTCGAAATGTAAATGTTCTGCCTTGGAGACAGATATGACAAGGAAAACAGCTTCTAGGAATGGATCAAGCGACAACTACTTGTTCTGTCCACGATCTCTTGATGTTTTGAAGGAAGAAGGGCTTCTGCATTTTCAAGAGCATTGGAAAAAGGGTGAACCGGTAATCGTTGGGAACGCTCTTGATAACACACATGGTTTAAGCTGGGAGCCGATGGTTATGTGGAGGGCGTTATGCGAAAATTTGGATTCAACAGCAAGTTCTAAGATGTCTGAAGTGAAAGCTATTGATTGTTTAGCTAATTGTGAG GTGGAGATCAATACTCGTCATTTCTTTGAAGGTTATAGCAAAGGAAGAACCTATGGAAACTTCTGGCCTGAGATGTTAAAGCTAAAGGACTGGCCTCCTTCTGATAAGTTTGAAGATCTTTTACCTCGTCACTGTGACGAGTTCATATCCGCATTGCCTTTTCAAGAATATAGCGATCCTAGAACCGGGATTCTGAACATTGCAGCAAAGCTTCCTGAAGGACTTATCAAACCAGATTTGGGTCCGAAAACGTACATTGCCTACGGGATTCCAGATGAGCTTGGTAGAGGTGACTCCGTGACTAAGCTTCACTGCGATATGTCAGACGCG GTTAATATTCTGACGCATACAACTGAGGTAACATTAAGTCAAGAACAGATATCTGCAGTCAAAGACCTGAAGCAGAAACACAGAGAACAGAACAAGCTAGAGGAACAGGGCACCGAAGACGATGGCATTGCCTGCGGCCGTGAGGAAGAAGGAATGAACATGCCAGAGATTCTGAGCTATGAAAAACAGCAGAATCATGACGAAACAGGAAGTGCTCTTTGGGACATTTTTAGGAGAGAAGATGTTCCAAAGTTAGAAGAGTATCTAAGAAAGCATTGCAAAGAATTTAGACACACTTTTTGTTGTCCGGTTACAAAG GTTTATCACCCGATACACGACCAGTCATGCTATCTAACCGTAGAGCATAAAAGAAAACTCAAGGCGGAGTTTG GGATCGAACCATGGACATTTGTGCAAAAGCTAGGAGAAGCTGTGTTTATTCCTGCGGGTTGCCCTCATCAAGTCCGTAATCTAAAG TCGTGCACTAAAGTTGCAGTTGACTTTGTGTCACCAGAGAACATCCATGAGTGTCTACGTCTTACCGAAGAGTTTCGTCAACTTCCCAAGAACCACAAGGCCAGAGAGGACAAACTTGAG ATAAAGAAGATGGTGATCTATGCGATCGAGCAAACTCTCAAAGAATTTGAAATGTTATCGGAAGAGGTCAAACCAATGCTCCAATAG
- the LOC106318121 gene encoding lysine-specific demethylase JMJ25-like isoform X3 codes for MVESDDGVDFKAYSPIESSLFSFQCIWSTKKKRSLKLVKSKEFSRKEEREGGMRPRPVIFRVYSRKRKRLSRVGSVEGSDGVEVILKEAPSHEKLQHSVDDHDGVVLGDWIKQKRRFRVKSGEDKRIDSEVKTVSVTKVEPLEDDTILPSWSPGRFTGKRKNRRRVGLDVMKVEPCEDHGRSTGRKRDRHQTELEEDVAWEEELQMISKIQATKRRRRGSHTPEHVTRASGSRSRSPDSEVSDSLLKNGCSDDPESMKSSSKESKERIAICHQCLKGERITLLVCSECEETMYCLQCIRKWYPHLSEDDIVDKCPFCHKNCNCNRCLHLNGLIETTKRDLANSERRHHLQYLIALMLPFLNMLSESQNQEIETEAKAQGLQPFEVDVTSAVSYCDERVYCDHCATSIVDLHRSCPKCSFELCLNCCQEIREGSMSQRPETKLQYVNKGYKYMHGLEMEPSSSSVSEEDVEANTFAKWNASSDGSIPCAPKELGGCGDCMLELKRILPQNRISDLEQKAEAFLASYDNSPRVSKCKCSALETDMTRKTASRNGSSDNYLFCPRSLDVLKEEGLLHFQEHWKKGEPVIVGNALDNTHGLSWEPMVMWRALCENLDSTASSKMSEVKAIDCLANCEVEINTRHFFEGYSKGRTYGNFWPEMLKLKDWPPSDKFEDLLPRHCDEFISALPFQEYSDPRTGILNIAAKLPEGLIKPDLGPKTYIAYGIPDELGRGDSVTKLHCDMSDAVNILTHTTEVTLSQEQISAVKDLKQKHREQNKLEEQGTEDDGIACGREEEGMNMPEILSYEKQQNHDETGSALWDIFRREDVPKLEEYLRKHCKEFRHTFCCPVTKVYHPIHDQSCYLTVEHKRKLKAEFGIEPWTFVQKLGEAVFIPAGCPHQVRNLKSCTKVAVDFVSPENIHECLRLTEEFRQLPKNHKAREDKLEVLNSTRRTKTRCSELALP; via the exons ATGGTGGAGTCCGATGATGGAGTTGATTTCAAGGCTTATAGTCCGATTGAGAGTTCTCTGTTTTCCTTTCAATGTATTTGGTCTACGAAGAAGAAGAGAAGTTTGAAATTAGTCAAGTCCAAAGAGTTTAGCAGGAAAGAGGAGAGAGAGGGAGGCATGAGGCCGCGTCCTGTGATATTCAGAGTCTATAGTAGGAAAAGGAAGCGGCTTTCGCGTGTGGGTAGTGTTGAAGGCAGTGACGGAGTTGAAGTTATTCTTAAAGAAGCACCATCTCATGAGAAACTGCAACACTCTGTAGATGATCATGATGGTGTTGTATTAGGTGATTGGATTAAACAAAAGAGGAGGTTCAGGGTGAAGAGTGGGGAAGATAAGCGCATAGACTCCGAGGTGAAGACTGTGTCTGTAACGAAAGTGGAACCTTTAGAAGATGATACAATATTGCCTAGTTGGAGTCCTGGAAGATTCACGGGTAAAAGGAAGAACAGACGCAGAGTAGGACTTGATGTTATGAAAGTGGAACCTTGTGAAGATCATGGAAGATCCACTGGTAGAAAGAGAGACAGACACCAAACAGAACTTGAAGAAGATGTGGCTTGGGAAGAAGAACTTCAAATGATTTCTAAGATCCAGGCAACAAAGCGAAGAAGAAGAGGTTCCCACACTCCAGAGCATGTCACACGTGCTAGTGGATCACGTTCACGTTCGCCAGATTCAGAGGTGTCAGATTCCCTTTTGAAAAATGGGTGTTCTGATGACCCTGAAAGCATGAAAAGTTCTTCAAAG GAATCTAAGGAACGCATTGCCATTTGCCATCAGTGTTTAAAAGGGGAAAGGATAACACTTCTCGTTTGCAGTGAATGTGAAGAGACTATGTATTGTCTTCAATGTATAAGGAAATG GTATCCACATCTATCTGAGGATGATATCGTTGATAAATGTCCTTTTTGCCACAAAAATTGTAATTGCAACAGATGCTTACATTTGAATGGTTTAATCGAG ACAACGAAGAGGGACCTCGCGAATTCTGAAAGACGCCATCATCTCCAATACTTAATTGCTTTGATGCTTCCATTTTTGAATATGTTATCCGAGTCCCAGAATCAAGAGATTGAAACTGAGGCAAAGGCTCAAG GATTACAGCCTTTTGAAGTTGACGTAACTAGCGCAGTGAGCTACTGTGATGAACGTGTATACTG TGATCATTGTGCAACTTCAATTGTTGACTTGCACCGGAGCTGCCCAAAGTGCTCTTTCGAGCTTTGTTTGAACTGTTGTCAAGAGATTCGCGAAGGTTCTATGTCCCAACGCCCTGAAACGAAGCTGCAGTATGTTAATAAAGGATACAAGTACATGCATGGTTTAGAAATGGAACCGAGCTCCTCTTCTGTTTCCGAGGAGGATGTAGAAGCTAACACATTCGCAAAGTGGAATGCTAGTTCCGATGGAAGCATCCCTTGTGCACCAAAAGAGCTAGGTGGTTGTGGTGATTGTATGTTGGAGCTTAAGCGAATCCTACCACAGAACCGGATCTCAGACTTGGAACAAAAGGCAGAGGCTTTCTTGGCATCATACGATAACAGCCCTCGAGTGTCGAAATGTAAATGTTCTGCCTTGGAGACAGATATGACAAGGAAAACAGCTTCTAGGAATGGATCAAGCGACAACTACTTGTTCTGTCCACGATCTCTTGATGTTTTGAAGGAAGAAGGGCTTCTGCATTTTCAAGAGCATTGGAAAAAGGGTGAACCGGTAATCGTTGGGAACGCTCTTGATAACACACATGGTTTAAGCTGGGAGCCGATGGTTATGTGGAGGGCGTTATGCGAAAATTTGGATTCAACAGCAAGTTCTAAGATGTCTGAAGTGAAAGCTATTGATTGTTTAGCTAATTGTGAG GTGGAGATCAATACTCGTCATTTCTTTGAAGGTTATAGCAAAGGAAGAACCTATGGAAACTTCTGGCCTGAGATGTTAAAGCTAAAGGACTGGCCTCCTTCTGATAAGTTTGAAGATCTTTTACCTCGTCACTGTGACGAGTTCATATCCGCATTGCCTTTTCAAGAATATAGCGATCCTAGAACCGGGATTCTGAACATTGCAGCAAAGCTTCCTGAAGGACTTATCAAACCAGATTTGGGTCCGAAAACGTACATTGCCTACGGGATTCCAGATGAGCTTGGTAGAGGTGACTCCGTGACTAAGCTTCACTGCGATATGTCAGACGCG GTTAATATTCTGACGCATACAACTGAGGTAACATTAAGTCAAGAACAGATATCTGCAGTCAAAGACCTGAAGCAGAAACACAGAGAACAGAACAAGCTAGAGGAACAGGGCACCGAAGACGATGGCATTGCCTGCGGCCGTGAGGAAGAAGGAATGAACATGCCAGAGATTCTGAGCTATGAAAAACAGCAGAATCATGACGAAACAGGAAGTGCTCTTTGGGACATTTTTAGGAGAGAAGATGTTCCAAAGTTAGAAGAGTATCTAAGAAAGCATTGCAAAGAATTTAGACACACTTTTTGTTGTCCGGTTACAAAG GTTTATCACCCGATACACGACCAGTCATGCTATCTAACCGTAGAGCATAAAAGAAAACTCAAGGCGGAGTTTG GGATCGAACCATGGACATTTGTGCAAAAGCTAGGAGAAGCTGTGTTTATTCCTGCGGGTTGCCCTCATCAAGTCCGTAATCTAAAG TCGTGCACTAAAGTTGCAGTTGACTTTGTGTCACCAGAGAACATCCATGAGTGTCTACGTCTTACCGAAGAGTTTCGTCAACTTCCCAAGAACCACAAGGCCAGAGAGGACAAACTTGAG GTTCTAAATAGCACAAGGCGTACAAAAACAAGATGCTCCGAACTAGCCTTGCCTTAG
- the LOC106318121 gene encoding lysine-specific demethylase JMJ25-like isoform X5, giving the protein MVESDDGVDFKAYSPIESSLFSFQCIWSTKKKRSLKLVKSKEFSRKEEREGGMRPRPVIFRVYSRKRKRLSRVGSVEGSDGVEVILKEAPSHEKLQHSVDDHDGVVLGDWIKQKRRFRVKSGEDKRIDSEVKTVSVTKVEPLEDDTILPSWSPGRFTGKRKNRRRVGLDVMKVEPCEDHGRSTGRKRDRHQTELEEDVAWEEELQMISKIQATKRRRRGSHTPEHVTRASGSRSRSPDSEVSDSLLKNGCSDDPESMKSSSKESKERIAICHQCLKGERITLLVCSECEETMYCLQCIRKWYPHLSEDDIVDKCPFCHKNCNCNRCLHLNGLIETTKRDLANSERRHHLQYLIALMLPFLNMLSESQNQEIETEAKAQGLQPFEVDVTSAVSYCDERVYCDHCATSIVDLHRSCPKCSFELCLNCCQEIREGSMSQRPETKLQYVNKGYKYMHGLEMEPSSSSVSEEDVEANTFAKWNASSDGSIPCAPKELGGCGDCMLELKRILPQNRISDLEQKAEAFLASYDNSPRVSKCKCSALETDMTRKTASRNGSSDNYLFCPRSLDVLKEEGLLHFQEHWKKGEPVIVGNALDNTHGLSWEPMVMWRALCENLDSTASSKMSEVKAIDCLANCEVEINTRHFFEGYSKGRTYGNFWPEMLKLKDWPPSDKFEDLLPRHCDEFISALPFQEYSDPRTGILNIAAKLPEGLIKPDLGPKTYIAYGIPDELGRGDSVTKLHCDMSDAVNILTHTTEVTLSQEQISAVKDLKQKHREQNKLEEQGTEDDGIACGREEEGMNMPEILSYEKQQNHDETGSALWDIFRREDVPKLEEYLRKHCKEFRHTFCCPVTKVYHPIHDQSCYLTVEHKRKLKAEFGIEPWTFVQKLGEAVFIPAGCPHQVRNLKSCTKVAVDFVSPENIHECLRLTEEFRQLPKNHKAREDKLERPVQVRCRSS; this is encoded by the exons ATGGTGGAGTCCGATGATGGAGTTGATTTCAAGGCTTATAGTCCGATTGAGAGTTCTCTGTTTTCCTTTCAATGTATTTGGTCTACGAAGAAGAAGAGAAGTTTGAAATTAGTCAAGTCCAAAGAGTTTAGCAGGAAAGAGGAGAGAGAGGGAGGCATGAGGCCGCGTCCTGTGATATTCAGAGTCTATAGTAGGAAAAGGAAGCGGCTTTCGCGTGTGGGTAGTGTTGAAGGCAGTGACGGAGTTGAAGTTATTCTTAAAGAAGCACCATCTCATGAGAAACTGCAACACTCTGTAGATGATCATGATGGTGTTGTATTAGGTGATTGGATTAAACAAAAGAGGAGGTTCAGGGTGAAGAGTGGGGAAGATAAGCGCATAGACTCCGAGGTGAAGACTGTGTCTGTAACGAAAGTGGAACCTTTAGAAGATGATACAATATTGCCTAGTTGGAGTCCTGGAAGATTCACGGGTAAAAGGAAGAACAGACGCAGAGTAGGACTTGATGTTATGAAAGTGGAACCTTGTGAAGATCATGGAAGATCCACTGGTAGAAAGAGAGACAGACACCAAACAGAACTTGAAGAAGATGTGGCTTGGGAAGAAGAACTTCAAATGATTTCTAAGATCCAGGCAACAAAGCGAAGAAGAAGAGGTTCCCACACTCCAGAGCATGTCACACGTGCTAGTGGATCACGTTCACGTTCGCCAGATTCAGAGGTGTCAGATTCCCTTTTGAAAAATGGGTGTTCTGATGACCCTGAAAGCATGAAAAGTTCTTCAAAG GAATCTAAGGAACGCATTGCCATTTGCCATCAGTGTTTAAAAGGGGAAAGGATAACACTTCTCGTTTGCAGTGAATGTGAAGAGACTATGTATTGTCTTCAATGTATAAGGAAATG GTATCCACATCTATCTGAGGATGATATCGTTGATAAATGTCCTTTTTGCCACAAAAATTGTAATTGCAACAGATGCTTACATTTGAATGGTTTAATCGAG ACAACGAAGAGGGACCTCGCGAATTCTGAAAGACGCCATCATCTCCAATACTTAATTGCTTTGATGCTTCCATTTTTGAATATGTTATCCGAGTCCCAGAATCAAGAGATTGAAACTGAGGCAAAGGCTCAAG GATTACAGCCTTTTGAAGTTGACGTAACTAGCGCAGTGAGCTACTGTGATGAACGTGTATACTG TGATCATTGTGCAACTTCAATTGTTGACTTGCACCGGAGCTGCCCAAAGTGCTCTTTCGAGCTTTGTTTGAACTGTTGTCAAGAGATTCGCGAAGGTTCTATGTCCCAACGCCCTGAAACGAAGCTGCAGTATGTTAATAAAGGATACAAGTACATGCATGGTTTAGAAATGGAACCGAGCTCCTCTTCTGTTTCCGAGGAGGATGTAGAAGCTAACACATTCGCAAAGTGGAATGCTAGTTCCGATGGAAGCATCCCTTGTGCACCAAAAGAGCTAGGTGGTTGTGGTGATTGTATGTTGGAGCTTAAGCGAATCCTACCACAGAACCGGATCTCAGACTTGGAACAAAAGGCAGAGGCTTTCTTGGCATCATACGATAACAGCCCTCGAGTGTCGAAATGTAAATGTTCTGCCTTGGAGACAGATATGACAAGGAAAACAGCTTCTAGGAATGGATCAAGCGACAACTACTTGTTCTGTCCACGATCTCTTGATGTTTTGAAGGAAGAAGGGCTTCTGCATTTTCAAGAGCATTGGAAAAAGGGTGAACCGGTAATCGTTGGGAACGCTCTTGATAACACACATGGTTTAAGCTGGGAGCCGATGGTTATGTGGAGGGCGTTATGCGAAAATTTGGATTCAACAGCAAGTTCTAAGATGTCTGAAGTGAAAGCTATTGATTGTTTAGCTAATTGTGAG GTGGAGATCAATACTCGTCATTTCTTTGAAGGTTATAGCAAAGGAAGAACCTATGGAAACTTCTGGCCTGAGATGTTAAAGCTAAAGGACTGGCCTCCTTCTGATAAGTTTGAAGATCTTTTACCTCGTCACTGTGACGAGTTCATATCCGCATTGCCTTTTCAAGAATATAGCGATCCTAGAACCGGGATTCTGAACATTGCAGCAAAGCTTCCTGAAGGACTTATCAAACCAGATTTGGGTCCGAAAACGTACATTGCCTACGGGATTCCAGATGAGCTTGGTAGAGGTGACTCCGTGACTAAGCTTCACTGCGATATGTCAGACGCG GTTAATATTCTGACGCATACAACTGAGGTAACATTAAGTCAAGAACAGATATCTGCAGTCAAAGACCTGAAGCAGAAACACAGAGAACAGAACAAGCTAGAGGAACAGGGCACCGAAGACGATGGCATTGCCTGCGGCCGTGAGGAAGAAGGAATGAACATGCCAGAGATTCTGAGCTATGAAAAACAGCAGAATCATGACGAAACAGGAAGTGCTCTTTGGGACATTTTTAGGAGAGAAGATGTTCCAAAGTTAGAAGAGTATCTAAGAAAGCATTGCAAAGAATTTAGACACACTTTTTGTTGTCCGGTTACAAAG GTTTATCACCCGATACACGACCAGTCATGCTATCTAACCGTAGAGCATAAAAGAAAACTCAAGGCGGAGTTTG GGATCGAACCATGGACATTTGTGCAAAAGCTAGGAGAAGCTGTGTTTATTCCTGCGGGTTGCCCTCATCAAGTCCGTAATCTAAAG TCGTGCACTAAAGTTGCAGTTGACTTTGTGTCACCAGAGAACATCCATGAGTGTCTACGTCTTACCGAAGAGTTTCGTCAACTTCCCAAGAACCACAAGGCCAGAGAGGACAAACTTGAG AGACCAGTACAGGTGAGGTGTCGGTCGTCCTAG